The following proteins are co-located in the Hypanus sabinus isolate sHypSab1 chromosome 28, sHypSab1.hap1, whole genome shotgun sequence genome:
- the LOC132382558 gene encoding UDP-glucuronosyltransferase 2C1-like, translating into MDSPGWKSRLQIACALSIFIMLPCPVTQGAKILVVPVDGSHWINMEILIEKLKEHGHNITVLSYLPTFYLKERPDLFEFIRTKQEKDIEQLELMKWIEYLVQNSLESFQNSWATWGKIKLLLTFNLFRYHLHRSFQHETRAIFENKSLLNRLKNADFEILLADPVLVAGPMLAYYLKVPLVYNVRWLPFGEAHFHFAPSPLSYIPNPGSHFTDQMNFLQRTENIVHYLIHLVTSELFIYPIYKEICHQHLGPDTDIQTLLLRADLLLMRMDFVFEFPRPTMPNIVYIGGFQCKPARPLAAEFDEFVQSSGKHGLIVMSLGSIIHSLPKQITMEIAEAFAQVPQKVIWRYDGEIPPNVGNNTLLRKWIPQNDLLGHPNTRVFISHGGTNGIYEAIYHGVPVIGMPLIFDQFDNIVRLESRGAAKMLNVVTMHSADLLQALNEVINGTFYRDNMKKLSALHRDQPESPMERAVFWIEYVARHKGAGHLHSESYRLPWYVYYCVDVMGLLLSMLLMVTVLMVVALKKLCRIACGGKQKTE; encoded by the coding sequence ATGGATAGTCCTGGATGGAAAAGCAGATTGCAGATTGCATGTGCTCTTAGCATTTTCATCATGCTGCCTTGTCCAGTCACACAAGGGGCTAAAATATTGGTTGTACCTGTGGATGGAAGTCATTGGATCAATATGGAGATTCTAATAGAAAAACTAAAAGAACACGGACACAATATCACAGTGCTTTCTTACTTACCAACTTTCTATTTAAAAGAAAGACCAGATCTCTTTGAATTCATAAGGACTAAACAAGAGAAAGATATTGAACAACTTGAACTTATGAAGTGGATTGAATATCTTGTGCAAAATTCATTGGAAAGCTTCCAGAATAGTTGGGCAACATGGGGCAAAATTAAGTTGCTGTTAACTTTTAATCTTTTCAGGTATCATTTACATAGATCTTTTCAGCATGAAACCAGGGCAATATTTGAAAACAAAAGCTTGTTAAACCGACTTAAGAATGCAGATTTTGAGATATTGCTTGCAGATCCCGTTTTAGTTGCTGGTCCAATGCTTGCTTATTATTTAAAAGTCCCATTGGTGTATAATGTTCGATGGCTTCCTTTTGGAGAAGCTCATTTTCATTTTGCTCCATCGCCACTTTCTTACATCCCAAATCCAGGCTCACACTTTACAGATCAAATGAATTTTCTCCAGAGAACAGAAAACATTGTGCACTATCTTATTCATCTAGTCACCTCAGAATTATTTATATACCCAATATATAAAGAAATCTGTCATCAACATCTGGGACCAGACACAGACATCCAAACGCTTCTCTTGAGGGCTGATTTGTTGCTAATGAGAATGGATTTTGTGTTTGAATTCCCAAGACCCACCATGCCAAATATTGTCTACATTGGAGGCTTCCAGTGTAAACCAGCCCGACCACTAGCGGCAGAGTTTGACGAGTTTGTTCAAAGCTCAGGAAAGCATGGACTTATTGTGATGTCATTAGGATCTATTATACATTCCTTGCCAAAGCAGATTACAATGGAAATAGCTGAGGCATTCGCTCAAGTACCCCAGAAGGTGATTTGGAGATATGATGGAGAAATCCCTCCCAATGTAGGTAATAATACACTACTGAGAAAATGGATCCCTCAGAACGACCTTCTGGGACACCCCAACACCCGAGTCTTCATTTCGCACGGTGGTACCAATGGCATTTACGAGGCCATCTACCATGGGGTGCCAGTGATTGGCATGCCTCTTATTTTTGACCAGTTTGACAATATAGTCCGACTTGAATCCCGAGGTGCAGCCAAGATGCTTAATGTTGTAACCATGCATTCAGCAGATCTATTGCAGGCACTTAATGAGGTGATAAATGGCACATTTTACCGGGACAACATGAAGAAACTCTCTGCCCTCCACCGGGACCAACCAGAGTCCCCAATGGAGCGAGCCGTTTTCTGGATTGAGTACGTTGCCCGACACAAAGGAGCAGGCCATTTGCATTCTGAATCCTACCGACTGCCCTGGTATGTTTACTATTGTGTGGACGTGATGGGCTTACTGTTGTCCATGTTGCTCATGGTCACAGTGCTGATGGTTGTAGCACTGAAGAAACTTTGTCGTATTGCATGTGGAGGAAAACAAAAGACCGAGTGA